A stretch of the Chroogloeocystis siderophila 5.2 s.c.1 genome encodes the following:
- a CDS encoding NAD+ synthase codes for MKIAIAQINPTVGDLAGNAQKILSAAQDAAAQGANLLLTPELSLCGYPPRDLLLDPSFIAAIASHLQQLAQSLPPAIAVLVGCVEPNTQAYISGGKPLFNSVALLSGGELQQTFHKRLLPTYDVFDENRYFEPGRETRFFTLNSLPLKIGVTICEDLWNDEEFWGKRHYAISPITDLVEAGVDLIVNLSASPYSVAKQQLREAMLSHAASRYRCPILYANQIAANDDLIFDGCSVGFNRQGEMVCRAQAFESDLLVVEFDEQKQDLQHSTIATMPENDDAEIWQALVLGVKDYTRKCGFRQVVIGLSGGIDSALVAAIATAAVGKENVLGVLMPSPYSSEHSIKDALQLAANLGIQTQTLPIGELMQGYSKTLAPLFADTEFGLAEENIQSRIRGNLLMAISNKFGHLLLSTGNKSEMAVGYCTLYGDMNGGLAVIADVPKTRVYSICRWLNRDSEVIPENILAKAPSAELKPGQVDQDSLPPYDVLDDILERFICNHESASRIAQAGHDPTVVDRVIKMIVRAEFKRRQAPPGLKVTDRAFGTGWRMPIANKWISTNTYQTPRAQTPLSTSQTSA; via the coding sequence ATGAAAATTGCGATCGCTCAAATTAATCCTACTGTTGGTGATTTAGCAGGTAACGCGCAAAAAATCCTCAGCGCCGCCCAAGATGCAGCCGCGCAAGGTGCAAACTTGTTATTAACGCCAGAACTTTCGCTATGTGGCTACCCACCGCGAGATTTATTGCTCGATCCGAGTTTTATTGCGGCGATCGCATCTCATCTACAACAACTCGCACAAAGCTTACCACCTGCGATCGCTGTCTTAGTCGGTTGTGTCGAACCAAACACCCAAGCCTACATTTCTGGTGGTAAACCTTTATTCAACAGCGTTGCGTTACTCTCTGGTGGCGAACTTCAGCAAACATTTCACAAACGCCTCCTTCCCACCTACGATGTCTTCGATGAGAATCGCTACTTTGAACCTGGGCGAGAAACGCGATTTTTTACACTGAATTCCTTGCCTCTCAAAATCGGTGTCACGATCTGTGAAGACTTGTGGAATGACGAAGAATTTTGGGGAAAACGTCACTATGCAATCAGCCCAATTACAGACTTAGTTGAAGCCGGTGTTGACTTAATTGTCAATTTATCAGCGTCTCCTTATAGCGTTGCCAAACAGCAACTGCGCGAAGCGATGTTGAGTCATGCTGCGAGCCGTTATCGTTGCCCAATACTGTATGCTAATCAAATCGCTGCAAATGATGACTTGATTTTTGATGGTTGCAGTGTCGGATTTAACCGTCAGGGTGAAATGGTATGCCGCGCACAGGCGTTTGAATCAGATTTACTCGTTGTCGAATTTGACGAGCAAAAACAAGACTTGCAGCATAGTACAATTGCGACTATGCCTGAAAATGACGATGCGGAGATCTGGCAAGCTTTGGTTTTGGGTGTAAAAGATTATACACGTAAATGTGGTTTTCGTCAAGTTGTTATTGGTTTAAGTGGGGGAATTGATTCGGCATTAGTAGCGGCGATCGCCACCGCAGCCGTTGGCAAAGAAAATGTCCTCGGCGTACTCATGCCCTCGCCATACAGTTCCGAACATTCGATTAAAGATGCCTTGCAACTCGCCGCAAATTTAGGCATCCAAACGCAAACGTTACCTATTGGTGAATTAATGCAAGGCTATAGCAAAACGCTTGCACCTTTATTTGCTGATACTGAGTTTGGACTTGCCGAAGAAAATATTCAATCGCGGATTCGCGGTAATTTGTTAATGGCGATTTCCAATAAATTTGGTCATCTACTGCTATCGACAGGCAATAAATCAGAAATGGCAGTCGGCTATTGCACCCTCTATGGTGATATGAATGGTGGTTTAGCCGTGATTGCTGATGTTCCCAAAACCCGCGTTTACTCAATATGTCGTTGGTTAAATCGAGATTCAGAGGTGATTCCAGAAAACATTTTAGCTAAAGCACCCAGCGCCGAATTAAAACCAGGTCAAGTCGATCAAGATTCTCTACCACCGTATGATGTCCTTGACGATATCTTAGAACGCTTTATTTGTAACCACGAATCAGCAAGTCGAATCGCCCAAGCTGGTCACGATCCAACCGTAGTTGATCGCGTTATTAAGATGATAGTACGTGCTGAGTTTAAACGCCGTCAAGCGCCACCAGGACTCAAAGTTACCGATCGCGCGTTTGGTACAGGCTGGCGAATGCCAATTGCGAATAAGTGGATATCGACCAATACTTATCAAACTCCTCGCGCACAAACTCCGCTTTCTACTTCACAAACCTCAGCCTAA
- a CDS encoding ABC transporter ATP-binding protein, with amino-acid sequence MMLAVSLQNVHKLFNNVPVVNNLCFTIQSGEMFGLLGPNGAGKSTTIRMLTTLTKPSQGRIEVAGFDVVRQALQVKQCIGVVLQQTSVDGDLSVWENMELHGRLHHIRNPQRQRLIHQWLEYVELADRRNDFVKTLSGGMKRRLQIARALLHQPQILFLDEPTVGLDPQTRRRLWEIILDLNKQGMTMLLTTHYMEEVEYLCDRIGIMDKGQLISLGTLQQLRAKHGEGLAIKQVGTKDAGRWEYQFFPTLEQANTYLEQQKDKTGIMVRPSNLEDIFVELTGRQLD; translated from the coding sequence TTGATGCTTGCTGTTTCCCTGCAAAACGTTCACAAACTTTTTAATAACGTTCCTGTTGTTAATAACCTTTGTTTTACGATTCAGTCTGGAGAAATGTTTGGTTTGCTAGGACCTAACGGCGCAGGTAAATCAACAACAATTCGGATGCTCACAACTTTAACAAAACCATCGCAAGGGCGTATCGAAGTCGCGGGATTTGATGTCGTGCGCCAAGCTTTGCAAGTCAAGCAGTGTATCGGAGTCGTATTGCAACAAACAAGTGTCGATGGCGATTTATCCGTGTGGGAAAACATGGAGTTGCACGGGAGATTGCATCACATCCGCAATCCGCAACGTCAACGACTGATTCATCAATGGCTAGAGTATGTAGAACTTGCAGATCGGCGTAACGATTTTGTGAAAACATTGTCTGGCGGAATGAAGCGTCGCTTACAGATTGCTAGAGCGTTGTTACATCAACCACAAATCTTGTTTTTAGATGAGCCGACAGTCGGACTCGACCCTCAAACACGGCGACGGTTATGGGAAATCATCCTTGATTTAAATAAGCAAGGTATGACCATGTTACTCACGACGCACTACATGGAAGAGGTAGAGTATTTGTGCGATCGCATCGGCATTATGGATAAGGGTCAGTTAATCTCCCTCGGAACTTTACAACAGTTACGTGCAAAACATGGCGAAGGATTAGCAATTAAACAAGTTGGTACAAAGGACGCAGGGCGCTGGGAATATCAATTTTTCCCCACGCTAGAACAAGCTAACACCTACCTTGAGCAGCAAAAGGATAAAACTGGCATCATGGTACGTCCTTCGAACCTTGAAGATATTTTCGTCGAACTTACCGGACGCCAACTCGACTAA
- a CDS encoding tetratricopeptide repeat protein: MQKQSLLAISVLLLGGIGVIVPPTAQAQVVVAQTKGAVPNSPYQRSQQLQKLLQEGRRLMDAGKSAEAIARYQQAAKLSPKNARIFSTIGFLYARQRNYAAATTAYRQAIDAAPNHADFHYALGYTLARMGRYAEAASAYRRTTELDQNNVNAYLGLGVVLLRQKNYRGAEWAAQQAINRDPNNPSAYELMGAILLQQDRFRDAIATLQRSATIDPNNGNVLLNLATAWASQGNMTAALMTLRQAVQIDPQNVTVFLQMGDILRVQNDVQGAVDAYKRALALQPDLAEAQKAVNDMLLNQPGSNRLNRLLTPQL, encoded by the coding sequence GTGCAAAAGCAAAGTTTATTAGCTATAAGTGTTTTGCTGCTAGGAGGAATTGGCGTTATTGTGCCGCCAACTGCTCAAGCTCAAGTAGTGGTCGCACAAACTAAAGGCGCGGTGCCAAACAGTCCTTATCAACGCAGTCAGCAGCTGCAAAAATTGCTGCAAGAAGGACGTAGGTTAATGGATGCAGGAAAATCAGCCGAAGCGATCGCCCGCTATCAACAAGCCGCAAAGTTATCACCAAAAAACGCGCGCATTTTTTCGACGATTGGTTTCCTTTACGCGCGTCAAAGAAACTATGCTGCCGCAACAACGGCGTATCGTCAAGCGATTGATGCAGCCCCCAACCATGCGGACTTTCACTATGCTCTTGGCTACACGCTAGCACGGATGGGACGCTATGCGGAAGCTGCTAGTGCGTATCGGCGAACGACCGAGCTAGACCAGAATAATGTCAATGCTTATCTTGGATTGGGTGTTGTACTCTTACGTCAAAAAAACTATCGAGGTGCTGAATGGGCAGCACAGCAAGCAATTAATCGCGATCCAAATAATCCGAGTGCTTATGAGTTGATGGGGGCGATTCTTCTACAACAAGATCGGTTTCGCGATGCGATCGCAACTCTCCAAAGGTCAGCAACGATTGACCCTAACAACGGTAACGTTTTACTAAATCTCGCAACGGCTTGGGCAAGTCAGGGCAATATGACCGCAGCTTTGATGACTTTGCGACAAGCAGTACAAATCGACCCACAAAATGTGACAGTCTTTCTACAAATGGGAGACATTCTCAGGGTGCAAAACGATGTTCAAGGTGCTGTTGACGCCTACAAACGTGCTTTAGCCTTGCAACCAGACCTAGCAGAAGCCCAAAAAGCAGTCAATGATATGCTACTTAATCAACCAGGAAGCAATCGTTTGAATCGTCTTTTGACACCACAGCTTTAA
- a CDS encoding YbjQ family protein: protein MILTTTDVIQGTTVEAYLGIVTAEVVYGSNALRDFFAGLRDVIGGRTGSYERVFERGQRDAIQELERRALKLGADAVIGIEIDTGTINIDQSGALLLITATGTAVKLR, encoded by the coding sequence ATGATTTTAACGACTACGGATGTGATTCAAGGAACTACTGTCGAAGCTTATTTGGGAATCGTCACGGCGGAAGTCGTCTACGGCAGCAATGCATTGCGCGACTTTTTCGCAGGTCTTCGGGATGTTATTGGCGGTCGTACTGGTAGTTACGAACGCGTGTTTGAGCGGGGTCAGCGCGATGCAATTCAAGAATTAGAGCGCCGCGCCCTTAAGCTTGGAGCCGATGCTGTGATTGGCATTGAAATCGATACTGGTACGATCAACATTGACCAATCAGGAGCTTTATTACTCATTACGGCAACGGGAACTGCTGTTAAGCTTCGTTAA
- the metH gene encoding methionine synthase, giving the protein MNSPFLTRLHSPERPVIVFDGAMGTNLQTQNLTAADFGGVQYEGCNEYLVHTKPEAVAKVHRDFLAAGADVIETDTFGGASIVLAEYDLADQAYYLNKKAAELAKQVAAEFSTPEKPRFVAGSMGPTTKLPTLGHIDFDTLQAAFAEQAEGLYDGGVDLFIIETCQDVLQIKAALNAVESVFHRKRERRPLMVSVTMETTGTMLVGSDISAALTILEPYPIDILGLNCATGPDRMAEHIKYLSQHSPFVVSCIPNAGLPENVGGQAHYRLTPLELRMALMHFVEDLGVQVIGGCCGTRPDHIQQLAEIAATLKPKERHPRYEPAAASIYSAQPYDQDNSFLIVGERLNASGSKKCRELLNAEDWDGLVSMAKAQVREGAHVLDVNVDYVGRDGVRDMHELVSRLVTNVTLPLMLDSTEWEKMEAGLKVAGGKCLLNSTNYEDGEPRFFKVLELAKQYGAGIVVGTIDEDGMARTADKKFEIAQRAYNQAVEYGIPPEEIFFDTLALPISTGIEEDRANGKATIESIRRIREELPGCHVILGVSNVSFGLNPAARVVLNSMFLHEAMTAGMDAAIVSASKILPLAKIAPEHQEVCRKLIYDERQFDGDICVYDPLAELTTVFEGATTKRDRTIDESIPIEERLKRHIIDGERIGLEEQLQKALEKYAPLDIINNFLLDGMKVVGELFGSGQMQLPFVLQSAETMKAAVAYLEPFMEKQESGNNSKGTVVIATVKGDVHDIGKNLVDIILSNNGYKVVNLGIKQPVENIIDAYEQHKADCIAMSGLLVKSTAFMKENLEVFNQRGITAPVILGGAALTPKFVYEDCQKTYKGQVVYGKDAFSDLHFMDKLMPAKSQGHWDDLQGFLNGISNQNSEIRTQVSEASTPDKETPISDRQLPITTEVDTRRSDAVAVEIERPTPPFWGTKILQLEDIAWDELFWYLDLQALIAGQWQFRKPKEQSKAEYQAFLAEKVYPILEHWKQRIVAEKLLHPQVSYGYFPCQAVGNSLVIYEPNHEDAKDTKEIARFEFPRQKSLRRLCIADFFAPQESGVIDVFPMQAVTMGDIATEFAQELFRANQYTDYLYFHGLAVQMAEALAEWVHARIRHELGFGAEEPDNIRDVLAQRYQGSRYSFGYPACPNIQDQYKLLELLESDRINLYMDESEQLYPEQSTTAIIAYHPVAKYFSA; this is encoded by the coding sequence ATGAACAGCCCTTTTTTGACTCGCCTTCATAGTCCAGAACGTCCTGTCATCGTCTTCGATGGCGCGATGGGAACAAATTTGCAAACTCAAAATCTTACCGCAGCTGACTTTGGAGGAGTGCAGTACGAAGGGTGTAACGAGTATTTAGTCCATACCAAACCCGAAGCCGTCGCCAAGGTACACCGCGACTTTTTGGCAGCAGGTGCGGATGTTATCGAGACAGATACGTTTGGTGGAGCGTCAATTGTTTTAGCAGAGTATGACTTAGCCGATCAAGCTTACTACTTAAACAAAAAAGCCGCAGAACTCGCAAAACAAGTTGCAGCAGAATTTTCGACGCCAGAAAAACCCCGCTTTGTTGCTGGTTCGATGGGACCAACAACTAAATTACCAACGCTAGGACACATCGACTTTGACACATTGCAAGCCGCTTTTGCCGAACAAGCTGAAGGATTATATGACGGCGGAGTTGATTTATTTATTATTGAAACGTGTCAGGACGTTCTGCAAATCAAAGCAGCATTAAACGCGGTTGAGTCGGTATTTCACCGCAAGAGAGAACGACGCCCCCTAATGGTATCGGTGACAATGGAGACGACAGGTACGATGCTGGTAGGCTCGGATATTAGCGCAGCATTGACAATTTTAGAACCATACCCAATTGATATTCTCGGTCTTAACTGTGCAACAGGTCCAGACCGAATGGCAGAACACATCAAGTATCTTTCGCAGCATTCGCCGTTTGTCGTTTCTTGTATTCCGAATGCAGGGCTACCAGAAAACGTTGGTGGTCAAGCGCACTATCGACTCACACCGTTGGAATTGCGCATGGCGCTGATGCATTTTGTTGAAGATTTGGGCGTACAGGTGATTGGCGGCTGTTGCGGTACGCGTCCTGACCATATTCAACAATTAGCAGAAATTGCGGCAACACTCAAGCCTAAAGAACGGCATCCTCGCTATGAGCCAGCAGCCGCATCGATTTACAGCGCGCAACCGTATGACCAAGATAATTCGTTTTTGATTGTTGGCGAAAGATTAAATGCGAGTGGTTCTAAGAAATGCCGCGAATTACTCAATGCGGAAGATTGGGATGGACTGGTGTCGATGGCAAAGGCGCAGGTACGCGAAGGCGCGCACGTTTTAGATGTCAATGTGGACTATGTGGGGCGCGATGGCGTGCGGGATATGCATGAATTGGTATCGCGTTTAGTAACAAACGTTACATTACCATTGATGCTCGACTCCACCGAATGGGAAAAAATGGAAGCAGGGTTAAAAGTTGCGGGTGGTAAATGTCTGCTCAACTCGACAAACTACGAGGATGGAGAACCACGCTTTTTCAAGGTATTGGAGTTAGCAAAACAGTATGGTGCGGGTATCGTTGTCGGTACGATTGATGAAGATGGCATGGCACGAACTGCCGACAAAAAATTTGAAATCGCTCAACGCGCTTACAACCAAGCCGTTGAATATGGTATTCCCCCAGAAGAAATCTTTTTTGATACCTTAGCGCTACCGATATCAACAGGAATTGAGGAAGATCGCGCCAACGGTAAAGCAACGATTGAATCAATTCGTCGCATTCGCGAAGAATTACCAGGTTGTCATGTGATCTTGGGGGTTTCCAATGTTTCGTTTGGTTTAAATCCTGCTGCGCGTGTGGTACTTAATTCGATGTTTCTTCACGAGGCGATGACAGCGGGAATGGATGCGGCAATTGTGAGCGCGAGTAAAATATTACCACTTGCTAAGATTGCACCAGAACACCAAGAAGTTTGTCGTAAGTTGATTTACGATGAGCGGCAATTTGATGGTGATATTTGTGTTTACGATCCGTTGGCAGAGTTAACAACCGTTTTTGAAGGCGCAACCACAAAACGCGATCGCACGATTGATGAAAGTATTCCCATCGAAGAACGCCTCAAACGTCACATCATCGATGGTGAAAGAATCGGTTTAGAAGAACAGCTGCAAAAAGCTTTAGAAAAATATGCACCACTCGATATCATCAATAACTTCTTACTTGATGGCATGAAAGTGGTTGGTGAATTGTTTGGTTCTGGACAAATGCAGCTACCTTTCGTGTTGCAATCGGCGGAGACAATGAAAGCCGCAGTCGCTTATCTTGAGCCGTTTATGGAAAAGCAAGAAAGCGGCAATAACTCAAAAGGTACGGTAGTAATTGCGACAGTCAAGGGTGATGTCCATGACATTGGTAAAAACCTTGTCGATATCATTTTGTCGAATAATGGCTACAAAGTCGTTAACCTTGGCATCAAACAGCCGGTAGAAAACATTATCGATGCCTACGAGCAGCACAAAGCTGATTGCATCGCGATGAGTGGGCTACTCGTAAAGTCTACTGCTTTCATGAAAGAAAACTTGGAAGTCTTTAACCAACGAGGAATTACGGCTCCGGTGATTTTAGGTGGTGCGGCGTTGACTCCCAAATTTGTCTATGAAGATTGCCAAAAAACGTACAAAGGACAAGTCGTTTACGGTAAAGATGCCTTTTCTGACTTGCATTTTATGGATAAGTTAATGCCAGCCAAGTCACAAGGTCACTGGGACGATCTTCAAGGCTTCTTAAATGGTATCAGCAACCAAAACTCAGAAATTAGAACTCAAGTATCAGAAGCTAGCACTCCAGATAAAGAAACACCAATTAGCGATCGCCAATTACCAATTACCACTGAAGTTGATACCCGCCGCAGTGATGCTGTTGCAGTCGAGATAGAACGCCCTACGCCGCCTTTCTGGGGAACGAAGATATTGCAACTAGAAGATATTGCTTGGGATGAGTTGTTTTGGTATTTGGATTTACAAGCTTTGATCGCGGGACAATGGCAGTTTCGTAAGCCTAAGGAGCAATCGAAAGCGGAATATCAGGCTTTCTTGGCAGAGAAGGTTTATCCGATTTTAGAGCATTGGAAGCAGCGGATTGTTGCTGAAAAGTTGTTACATCCGCAGGTGAGTTATGGGTATTTTCCGTGTCAGGCTGTGGGGAATTCCTTGGTTATTTATGAACCGAACCACGAAGATGCGAAGGACACAAAGGAAATTGCGCGGTTTGAGTTTCCGAGGCAAAAGTCTTTAAGAAGGCTTTGTATTGCCGATTTCTTTGCGCCGCAGGAGTCGGGTGTGATTGATGTGTTTCCAATGCAGGCGGTGACGATGGGGGATATTGCAACGGAGTTTGCGCAGGAGTTGTTTAGAGCGAATCAATACACTGACTATCTCTATTTCCACGGCTTGGCGGTGCAGATGGCGGAAGCTTTGGCAGAGTGGGTACACGCGCGAATTCGTCACGAGTTGGGCTTTGGGGCTGAGGAACCGGATAATATTCGGGATGTCTTGGCGCAGCGTTATCAGGGTTCGCGTTACAGTTTTGGTTATCCCGCGTGTCCGAATATTCAGGATCAGTATAAATTGTTGGAGTTGTTAGAGAGCGATCGCATCAATCTCTACATGGATGAAAGCGAACAGCTATATCCTGAACAATCAACAACGGCAATTATTGCTTATCACCCCGTAGCAAAGTACTTTAGTGCATAA
- a CDS encoding methyltransferase domain-containing protein produces MSLPDRAVDAVICLLAVYYFSDLKKAFCEMNRIAKKDYYSYF; encoded by the coding sequence ATTTCTTTACCTGATCGTGCAGTAGATGCTGTCATTTGTCTTCTTGCAGTTTACTATTTTTCTGATCTCAAAAAAGCCTTTTGCGAGATGAACCGGATTGCTAAAAAAGATTATTATTCTTACTTTTGA
- a CDS encoding metallothionein, with product MTTVTQMKCACESCLCIVSLEDAIQKDGKPYCSEACANGHTSGSGCGHSGCGCN from the coding sequence ATGACAACTGTAACCCAAATGAAGTGTGCGTGCGAATCTTGTTTGTGTATTGTTTCTTTAGAAGACGCGATTCAAAAAGACGGTAAGCCTTATTGCAGCGAAGCCTGTGCTAATGGTCATACAAGTGGTTCAGGTTGCGGTCACAGTGGTTGTGGATGCAACTAA
- a CDS encoding YajQ family cyclic di-GMP-binding protein codes for MAATYSFDIVSDFDRQELVNAVDQAVRDIKSRYDLKDTQTTVELGDEVITINTDSEFTLESVHTVLREKAAKRQLSMKIFDFGKVESASGNRVRQEIKLKKGISQEIGKQISKLIRDEFKKVQASIQGDAVRVSSKTKDDLQAVMQRLKQEDFPVALQFTNYR; via the coding sequence ATGGCTGCTACATACTCTTTTGACATCGTTAGTGATTTTGACCGCCAAGAGTTAGTTAATGCGGTCGATCAAGCTGTGCGCGACATCAAAAGTCGCTATGACTTGAAAGATACGCAAACTACTGTAGAACTCGGTGATGAAGTCATCACAATCAACACTGACAGCGAGTTTACTCTAGAGTCCGTACACACTGTCTTACGCGAAAAAGCTGCGAAGCGCCAGTTGTCGATGAAAATCTTTGATTTTGGTAAAGTTGAATCCGCAAGCGGAAACCGCGTCCGCCAAGAAATTAAGCTCAAAAAAGGCATTAGCCAGGAAATTGGCAAGCAAATCTCAAAATTGATTCGCGACGAATTTAAGAAAGTACAAGCCTCGATTCAAGGCGACGCAGTGCGAGTCTCTAGTAAAACAAAAGATGACTTGCAAGCTGTTATGCAACGTTTGAAGCAGGAAGATTTTCCAGTAGCTCTACAGTTTACTAACTACCGTTAG
- a CDS encoding MAPEG family protein, whose protein sequence is MNLSQLPASTVFLYCIVAAAILIYLPFLLVGYARVQVGYDIAAPRAMFDKLPPYAQRATWAHQNSFEAFMIFAAAALMAYVTGVNSNLAVSAAIAFVIARFLYSVFYVTNIPIARSLMFAVGSLCSGTLFVLSLLQNH, encoded by the coding sequence ATGAATTTATCACAACTACCAGCTTCTACAGTTTTTTTGTATTGCATCGTTGCGGCGGCTATTTTAATTTATCTGCCCTTTTTACTTGTCGGCTATGCACGAGTACAAGTTGGCTACGATATCGCTGCGCCTCGCGCTATGTTTGATAAATTGCCACCTTATGCGCAACGGGCAACATGGGCGCATCAAAATTCTTTTGAAGCTTTCATGATTTTTGCCGCCGCCGCTTTGATGGCGTACGTCACAGGCGTAAATTCTAACTTAGCCGTTAGTGCTGCGATCGCCTTTGTTATCGCCCGCTTCCTCTATTCAGTTTTTTATGTCACCAATATTCCCATCGCGCGATCGCTCATGTTCGCTGTTGGCTCTCTCTGTTCTGGTACCCTATTTGTTCTAAGTCTTCTGCAAAATCATTAG
- a CDS encoding PadR family transcriptional regulator, giving the protein MALAHAILAVLVDHPNSGYDLAKQFDGSVGFFWAASHQQIYRELSKLEAIGWLTCEIIPQEGRPDKKLYHITETGKQKLQAWIAQPCEPAAIKEDLLVKIFAGYVATSPEIILHELQQHRQAHLEKLSTYKALEQRYFQNLQSLSLPAKFRYLTLLKGISYESDWVAWCDRAIEILR; this is encoded by the coding sequence ATGGCTTTAGCACACGCAATTTTGGCGGTTCTCGTCGATCACCCGAATAGTGGTTACGACTTAGCAAAGCAATTTGATGGTTCTGTAGGGTTCTTTTGGGCAGCAAGTCATCAACAAATTTATCGAGAGTTGTCCAAACTTGAAGCAATAGGCTGGCTAACGTGTGAAATCATTCCGCAAGAAGGACGTCCTGATAAAAAGCTGTATCACATTACCGAAACGGGGAAACAAAAATTACAAGCGTGGATCGCGCAACCTTGCGAGCCAGCAGCAATTAAAGAAGATTTGCTTGTTAAAATCTTTGCGGGTTATGTCGCGACCTCCCCTGAAATTATTTTGCACGAATTACAGCAGCACCGCCAAGCACACTTAGAGAAGCTATCGACGTACAAGGCTTTAGAACAGCGGTACTTTCAAAATCTACAATCGCTGTCTTTGCCTGCGAAGTTTCGTTATCTAACGCTACTCAAAGGTATTAGCTATGAATCAGATTGGGTAGCTTGGTGCGATCGCGCAATTGAAATACTTCGTTAA
- a CDS encoding DUF4188 domain-containing protein — protein MAQIMPGRYTAQVDEPFVVFLIGIRINQFLAFSKWLPTAQAMAPMLRTLYQHPEKGFLGGENFIYWRGAGLIQYWRSFEDLERFARNPAEPHLAAWQRFHRAIGNDGSVGIWHETYLIKPGNYEAFYGNMPIFGLAAATQHVPAKGRRETARQQLKPETPYA, from the coding sequence ATGGCTCAAATCATGCCAGGGCGCTACACAGCGCAAGTTGACGAACCCTTCGTTGTGTTTCTCATTGGGATACGCATCAATCAGTTTCTCGCTTTCTCCAAATGGCTTCCGACAGCACAAGCGATGGCACCGATGCTGCGTACACTTTATCAACATCCAGAGAAAGGGTTTTTAGGCGGAGAAAACTTTATCTATTGGCGGGGTGCGGGACTTATTCAATACTGGCGGTCGTTTGAAGATTTAGAGCGCTTTGCGAGAAATCCTGCTGAGCCTCATCTAGCAGCATGGCAACGCTTTCATCGTGCCATAGGTAACGATGGCAGTGTAGGGATTTGGCACGAAACTTATCTCATTAAACCTGGCAACTATGAAGCATTTTATGGCAATATGCCGATCTTCGGCTTAGCTGCTGCGACTCAGCATGTTCCAGCGAAAGGGCGTAGAGAAACGGCACGACAACAGCTAAAACCAGAAACACCTTATGCATAA